Genomic window (Prochlorococcus marinus str. GP2):
ATCTAATTCAGCAAGAATTGGAGTAATAATTGGCTCTGGTGTTGGAGGCTTACTAACTATGGAAAGTCAAGCTCAAATTCTCAGTCATAAAGGACCTAAAAGAGTAAGTCCATTTACAGTCCCAATGATGATTCCAAACATGGCGACTGGATTAGCTGCAATTGCTTTGGGTGCAAAAGGACCAAGTTCCTCTATTTCAACCGCCTGCGCAGCCGGTTCAAATGCTATTGGTGATTCTTTTAGATTACTTCAACTTGGAAAGGCAGATGCAATGATCTGTGGAGGAGCAGAAGCAAGTATTACGCCTTTAGGTGTAGCTGGATTTGCTAGTGCCAAAGCTCTTTCTTTCAGAAATGACAGTCCACAAACTGCTAGTAGACCTTTTGATGCAGAAAGAGATGGATTTGTTATTGGAGAAGGATCTGGAATTCTTGTTTTAGAAACTTTAGAAAATGCTCAAAAAAGGAATGCAAGAATTTATGCAGAAATAATTGGATATGGAACAACATGTGATGCTCATCACATTACTGCTCCATCTCCAGGTGGGGTTGGCGGCGCTGAAGCCATCAAATTAGCAATTGAAGACGCTTCTCTTAGCCTTGAAAAAGTTGATTATATAAATGCTCACGGAACGAGTACATCAGCTAATGACAAAAATGAAACTTCTGCAATTAAATCTATATTTAAAGACAGATCTTACCTCATTCCTGTAAGCTCTACTAAGTCGATGACTGGTCATCTTCTAGGAGGTTCAGGAGGTATTGAAGCTGTAGCTTGTATACTTTCTTTGACACATAATTTTATCCCTCCTACAATTAACTACGTCAATCCAGATCCTGAATGTGATCTTGATTATGTACCTAATAATGCAAGAGAAGCTCAAGTAGGAGTTGCTCTTTCAAATTCTTTCGGCTTTGGTGGTCACAATGTTTGCCTTGCTTTCAGCAAAATGAATTGAAGACAACCAACTCTGTATTTCCAACTTAACTTATTTTAAAACAATGGTCGCTGCATCTGTTTCATTAGAATCACTTTGTGTAAATAGTATAAGAATGCTTGCTGTAGATGCAGTAAATAAATCTAATAGTGGACATCCTGGGTTGCCAATGGGGTGTGCTCCAATGGGTTATGCATTATGGCAAAACATTCTTAATCACAACCCAAATAACCCAAAATGGTTCAATAGAGACCGTTTTGTATTATCAGCTGGTCATGGCTGTATGCTTTTATATTCTTTGCTGCATTTAACAGGATATAAATCTGTTTCAATAGATGACATTAAAGAATTTAGACAATGGGGTTCAAAAACTCCTGGACATCCAGAAACATTCGAAACTGAAGGTGTTGAGGTTACAGCTGGTCCTCTTGGAGCTGGAATTTCAAATGCAGTTGGTTTAGCAATAGCTGAAACTCACTTAGCAGCTAAATTTAATAAGCCTGATTGCAATATCGTTGATCACTATACATACGTAATAATGGGTGACGGCTGTAATCAAGAAGGTATTGCATCAGAGGCCTGCTCATTAGCTGGTCACCTTAAGCTTGGGAAATTAATTGCACTCTATGACGATAATCAAATTACAATTGATGGGCGAACCGACGTTTCTTTCACCGAAGATGTTCTAAAAAGATACGAAGCTTATGGATGGCATGTACAACATGTTGAAGATGGGAATCATGATGTTAAAGGAATAACTGAAGCTATCGAAAAAGCAAAATTAATTACAGACAAACCTTCAATTATTAAAATTTCTACAACCATAGGTTATGGTTCTCCTAATAAATCAGATACTGCTGGAATTCATGGAGCAGCTGTTGGAGAAGAAGAAGCTGCATTAACTAGAGAGTTTCTTAATTGGGAATATCCTCCATTTGAAATACCAGATGAAGTATATGCGCATTTTAGAAAATCAATAAACAAAGGCGAAAACTTAGAGAAAGAATGGGATTCTAAATTTGAAGAATATCAAAAAAAATATCCTTCTGAAGGAGCTGAGTTACACAGAATGTTAAAAGGCCAATTACCTGAAAATTGGGACTCAGATCTCCCTTCTTATACGCCTGATGATAAAGGATTAGCCACTAGAAAGCATTCACAAATATGTTTAGGTGCATTGGGTCCTAACCTTCCTGAACTAATTGGTGGATCCGCAGATTTAACTCACTCTAACTACACAGACATCAAAGGAGAAACCGGGTCATTTCAGCCTCATAGTCCTGAAAAAAGATATTTACACTTTGGTGTAAGAGAGCATGCAATGGCAGCTGTACTTAATGGAATTGCCTATCACAATAGTGGTCTTATTCCTTATGGTGGAACCTTCCTTGTTTTCGCCGATTATATGAGAGGTTCAATGAGGCTTTCAGCACTCAGCGAACTAGGAGTTATCTATGTATTAACACATGATTCAATTGGTGTAGGAGAAGACGGCCCAACACATCAACCTATTGAGACTATCCCTTCACTTCGTGCCATGCCTAACATGCTAGTTTTCAGACCAGGAGATGGAAATGAAACAAGTGGAGCTTATAAACTCGCTATTCAAAATAGAAAAAGACCTTCTGCCCTTTGTTTAAGTAGACAAGGTATGCCAAATCAAGAAAATACCTCGATCGAAAAAGTTTCCCTAGGAGGATATATAGTTTCGGATTGTGAAGGTACGCCAGATCTAATATTTATTGGTACTGGAAGCGAACTAAATCTTTGTATTGAAGCGAGTAAGGAAATTTCCAGCTTAGGTAAAAAAATTAGAGTTGTTTCTATGCCTTGTTTAGAACTTTTCGAAGAGCAAGAAGAATCTTACAAAGAAAGTGTTTTACCTAGTAGTGTGAAAAAGAGAGTTGTAGTAGAAGCTGCCCATTCATTTGGTTGGCATAAATATACAGGTTTTGATGGTATTTGTATCACTATGGATAGGTTTGGTGCATCAGCGCCAGGTGGAGAATGTATGAAAAATTTTGGATTTACAGTCGAAAACGTAGTTAATAAAACGAAGGAAATTCTATAACTTGTAATTGATAATTAGACTGAAGTATTACATTCTTCAAGTTTATCTTTTAGCTGATCAAGAGATTCATCTGAAATCTTTGAGTTCATTGGACAATGTTTTGGGCCACACATTGAACAAAACTCAGCCTTTTTAAAGATCTCTTCAGGGAGTGTCTCATCATGATACTGCTTTGCCCTTTCTGGATCTAATGAAAGTTCGAATTGTTTATTCCAATCGAAGTTATACCTTGCATGACTAAGTTCATCATCTCGATCCCTAGCGCCAGCTCTATGTCTTGCTATATCAGCAGCGTGAGCAGCTATTTTATAAGCAATTAATCCTTCTCGTACATCTTCTGCATTTGGAAGTCCTAGATGTTCTTTTGGGGTTACATAACATAGCATAGAAGTTCCATACCACCCTGCCATCGCGGCCCCAATGGCACTTGATATATGGTCATAACCAGGAGAAATATCTGTTACTAATGGACCAAGTACATAGAAAGGGGCTTCTGAACATTCTTCCATTTGCTTTCTTACATTAAACTCAATTTGATCCATAGGTACATGACCAGGACCTTCAACCATTACTTGAACATTATGTTCCCATGCTCTTCTAGTAAGCTCGCCTAAGGTCTTCAATTCAGCTAGCTGAGCATCATCAGAAGCATCATGCAAACATCCAGGTCTCAGTGAATCTCCTAGAGAAAAAGTACAATCATATTTCTTGAAAATCTCACAGATATCATCAAACCGCGTATAGAGAGGATTTTGTTTAAAATGATGTAACATCCATTGGGCTAAAATACCTCCCCCTCTACTTACAATTCCTGTAATTCTTCCTTTAACTTTTGGCAAATGCTCTATTAATAGACCAGCATGAATAGTTTGATAATCTACACCCTGCTGACAATGTTTTTCAATAATATGGAGAAAATCGTCTTCTGTTAGTCTATCTATTGAACCATGAACACTTTCTAAAGCTTGATAAACAGGAACAGTTCCTATTGGAATAGGAGATTCTTGAATAATTGCTTGTCGGACTTCATCTAAATTTACTCCTCCCGTAGATAGATCCATAACCGTATCAGCACCATATTTAACAGCAAGTTTCAGCTTTTCTACTTCTTCATTGATATCACTTGCATTAGGGGAAGCACCAATATTGGCATTAACTTTGCATCTAGAAGCAATACCTATAGACATTGGCTCAAGATTCAAATGATTAATATTAGCTGGAATAATTAATCTTCCCCTTGCCACTTCCTCCATTATTAAAGAAGAAGGTAAATTCTCTTTTTTAGCAACAAAATCCATTTCTTCAGTGATATATCCATTTCTCGCAAAGTTCATCTGAGTTACATTGTCTTTGCCAAGGCGAGGCTTAATCCAAGAACTTCTCATAATTTCTTAATTTTTAAAAGTGTTATTACTAAAGTTTGATCAAATCTCCACTTCCCTGCATCGAAATTAATGATTCAGGTTCAAAGGGTATGATCTCAGCTAAGTTAAATTTCTTAGCACCCCTAGTATGTATCTTATTAATAGCTCTTTTCTAAAAATAAGTCATCTCATATTACGTGAAAATCAATAAAATGATTTTATTTAATTTTTTTATAAGATTTTATCTTTTTTAGAATATTTTTTCTATCTAATTGTCTTTTTATATCCCTTTCCAAAATAATTAGAATCCCCATTAAGCCAATAGGTAAATAAAAAATCTTTCTTGGACTATCCCTAAATATCAATCCATTAATAGATATAAGGATCATTAAAGGAGCCACAAAAGACAAAACAAATCTTTTATTAATTTTCATCCATCAATTTTATTAGTTATTTCACTATTTAACTTTACTATGGATTCTGTTATCACTTTAATTCCAACAGCAATAGCTCTTTCATCCGGATCAAATTTAGAACTATGAAGAGGAGCACATCCATTGGAATTAGAAACCCCAAGCCTAAACATAGCTCCAGGAATTTCATTTAAGAATTCAGCGAAATCCTCAGCTCCCAATGATGGTTTTTGTAATTCGATAACATTTTCTTGACCCAAAACCTTAATTCCCGATTCTCTGAGGACTCTATTAATTTCAGAACTATTATTAACTGAAGGGGTAATTTCTCTAAATATTACTTTTGCGTCAGCTCCACAACTATTAGCTATAGAAGTGATATTTTCATTGAGCCAATTACCAATATTCGTAAATACTTTACGATTAGTGCATCTAACAGTACCAATTAAATTAACCTTTTCTGCGAGAACATTGAATGCATTGCCACCATTTATTTTCCCAAAAGTTATTACTACTGGATCTAGAGGGTCTAACTTCCGTGTTATTGATTCTTGAATTCCCGAGATAACTTTTGAAGCCGCCCAAATAGCATCAACTCCTTCATGAGGTCGAGCACCATGGCCTGATTTTCCTTTAATCTCAACATTAAGTTCTCCAGCAGCTGCAGTTAAACTTCCCTCTTTAATGCCAATAGTCCCTACAGATAAATCGGGGTAGACATGAACTCCAAAAATGTGGGTTAAACCATTAGTTGCACCATCCTTAATCATCCATCTAGCTCCACTCGCAATTTCTTCAGCAGGCTGAAAAATTATCCGAGTCCCAAAATTTAGTTTTAAATCCTTAATAATTTTTGCCACACCCAATCCAATCGAGATATGCAAATCGTGACCACAGGCATGCATAACACCATCTACTTTTGAAGAAAAACTTAATTTAGTTTCCTCAAATATTGGCAAAGCATCCATATCCACTCTTAAACCTATAATACCTTTATATTGGGGGCCAAAATCAGCTATAACTCCAGTCCTACCTATAGATTCTCTAACGTTCCAACCAATATCTTTTAAAAAACCACTGATCAAGATCGCTGTTTGATTTTCAAGTCCACTTAATTCCGGATGTTCATGGATATGTCTTCTTAAGTTAATTAGTTCATCATTAAACGAATCAATTTTTTTATGTAACTGATCTCTATTCATTACTTATTTTAAATCAATAAAATTCATTAAATCTTTAATTGGTTGTGGAGGCCATCTTCTTATTTTTTCTAACCATTCTTCATCACTATATCTAGGATCTAATTCAGTTACAGCTATCCAATTACTCTCTGCTTTACCAGCTTCACCGTTAGACCAATTCAAAGCTGTTAAAGCTGCCCTAGCATCTGCAAAATTTGGATAACGTCTAATTAACTTTATTAATTCTTTTTCAGCTTCATCAATATTTCCCAACTGGAAATCTGCTAACGCCAAACTTGACCTAGCCATGGCAAATCCTGGATTATATAAAGCAGCTTTTGAGAATAAATCTCTTGCTTCATCCCAATGGGACGTAGATCCTTCGACGTTAGCTAAATTATATAATGCAGAGAAATTGTTACTTTCTAGGGAAATAACGAACATATAATCCTTTTTCGCTTGCGACCATAAACCCAATGCTTCCTCAGCTATCCCCCTGTTAATGTAAGGATCTATTTCACTAGGATTCAAACTTATTGCCTTATTTTGGTCATCTATTGATCCCTTAACATCTCCTACAACAAGTCTTACATTTCCTCTATTGCTAAAACCTGCAGCATCATCAGGATAAGAATCGAGATATTGATTCCATTCTTGTAAAGCGAGGTTAAATTTTCCGCCTGAACTAAGATCTAACGCATTTTTAAACAAATCCTCTCTCAAAGATAATGAATAGCATGGTGCAATATAAAAAATATTGAAAAAAATAAAAATTAATAAAAAACAAACCTTAACTTTTTTAAAAGTTATCATCTTTTGAATCAATGTACTTTTTTCCTAAAGCAGTAAGCAATCTTCCTCGAGGAGTTCTCGTCAGAAAACCAATTTTAATGAGATATGGCTCAACTACAAATTCTAACATTGAAGAATCATCGCCCAACCCAGATGCAATTGAATCAAGGCCAATTGGAATATTATTGTTTTGGTTAAGAAAAGATAAATAGTGTCTATCTAAAGAATCCAATCCTTTTTCGTCTATTTGGTAAGAATTTAAAGCTTTTTTTATTAAATCCACTGAGATAGTATTAGTTTTCATAACAACTTGAGCATAATCTCTAACTCTTCTTAATAATCTTAAAGCAATTCTTGGAGTCCCTCGAGATATCTTTGCTAAATCATAAGATGCTTCATCTTCTAAATTGAGGTTTATTAATCGGGAGAAATTAACAATAATTTGTTTTAATTCATCACATGTATAAAATTCAACTTTCTGAGATATCCCAAATCTATCTCTTAGAGGTGCACTTATTGAAGCTAATTTAGTTGTCGCGCCAATCAGGGTAAACCTAGGAAGATTAATTGTTCTACAACGGGCTCCTCTGTTAGCTCCTACAGTTAAGTCAATTCTAAAATCCTCCATTGCAGAATATAACAACTCTTCAGTTAACCTATTTAAGCGATGTATCTCATCGATAAATAAAACTTCACCTTCTTTTAATCCAAGAAGTAAACCTACAATATCTCTTGGTCTTTCAATGGCTGGTGCAGTCGCAATCTTACATTTTGTATTCAATTCGTGGGCTATCAAAAAAGCAAGAGTAGTCTTCCCTAAACCAGGCTGTCCATAAAAAAGAGTATGCTCCAAAGGTTCTTTTCTAATAATTGAAGCATCTATAGCTATTCTTAAAGAAGATTTAAGTTGTTCTTGGCCAATAAATTCTTTTAAATTAAGAGGCCGGGCTAAGTTCAAATTATTATTTCTCTTTTCTTCTGGAATGTTTTTTGAATCAACTAGCCTAAATTCTTTTTTACGAAAAGAAAAGTCATTATCACCTACATTGGAAGAAATTATTGCCATAATAAAAGGTTAATTGCAATTGTTCTGAGTAGAAAGATTTTTTACAACTAAAATGGCAAAAAATTCAAACAAAGTTAAAAAAAATGCTAATAAAGCAAATAATTTTAAACTTCTAGCTGATAATAGATATGCAAAATTTCAATATGCAATATCTGAAACAATCGAAGCTGGAATTGAGCTTTTAGGGACTGAAGTAAAGTCCATTAGAAACGGAAAAGCAAATTTAAGAGACGGATATTGTTCATTCAGAGATGGTGAGATCTTGTTATTAAATGTTCACATTTCACCACATAAAAATGTGGGGTCTTTCTTTAATCATGATCCACTAAGAAATAGAAAGTTGCTACTACATAAAAAAGAAATAATAAAAATGAAATCTAATACTGAAAAAAAAGGAATGACTATTGTTCCATTATCTCTTTATTTAAAAGGCTCATGGATAAAACTAACTATTGGAGTTGGTAAAGGGAAAAAATTACATGACAAACGACAAGATGAAAAACAAAAAAGCATAAAAAAAGAAATCAACTCTGCACTAAAAAGATAAAAGATTAGGCGGAATTATTTAAAATATCAATCTAAACTTACTGAACTTGGAGGAGGGGAAGGATCTGGATCTGCAATTAGCATATGCTGCAACACAGTTTCTGGCCTCTCACTATCTCTCCAGCGAATTTTATATGCAGGCATTTTTGTACCTCTACTTGTAGTTTGCTCTACTGGTTCAATAACCCATCCTCTTCTTGATCGGCCTTGAGGATTTCTTTTTACTACTGCATCCGCGTGTTTGAAACGGAAACCAACACGTTCACCACTCATTTAAAAAATTTCGTATTGGATTAATTTAATTATTTTACTTCATTCGAGGGTGATTTTTCACTTTTTTTGGAAGTTATTTCTGGTTTTAACAATGGGAAAGGGATTACATCTCTAATCGATGCGCTATTAGTAATTAACATAATTAGCCTATCAATGCCTATACCTAATCCTCCTGTAGGAGGCATGCCAATCTCTAAAGCATTCAAAAAATCTTCATCTATGCAGTGAGCCTCAAGATCTCCTTCATCTCTAAGGGATTGCTGTAATTGCATTCTTTCTCTTTGATCTACTGGATCTATCAACTCACTAAACGCATTTGCCAGTTCTCGACCAACAATGAATAATTCAAATCTCTGAACTATTTCTTTATTATCATGATGAGGCCTAGCTAAAGGCGAAATTTCAACAGGATAATCAATAACAAAAGTGGGTTCTATAAGTTTTGATTCTACTTTTTGTTCGAAGACCTCATTTAAAAGTCTTCCCATAGTATTTACTTTATTAGAACAATCAACATTGATATTTTTAACGGCTTGTTTTGCTGCTAGAAAGTCTCCACTGAAAGAATCAAAATCAATCCCTGTATACTTTTTGACAATAGCTTTCATGGAAATTCTTGTCCAAGGCTTAGAAAAATCAATTTCTTTATTTTGATAATTTATGATTAAAGACCCACATGCATCAGCTAAGATATCTTTAATCAATTCTTCAGTTAAATTCATCATATCTATATAATCAGAATAAGCTTCATAAATTTCAACTGAGGTGAATTCTGGATTATGTCTTGTACTTATCCCCTCATTACGAAAGATTCTTCCCAATTCATATACTTTCTCAAAACCTCCAACAACCATTCTCTTTAAATGTAATTCTGTAGCTATTCTTAAATACAACGGAATATCTAATGTATTGTGATGAGTTATAAATGGTCTTGCATCAGCACCACCAGCTTCAGATTGCAGAATTGGAGTCTCTATCTCTAAAAAATTTCTATTATCTAGCCATTTTCTTATAAAACTTATACATTTCGCTCTGGTTTTAAATACATTTTTAGAGTGAGGATTTACTATTAAATCTAAATAACGTTGTCTATATCTTTTTTCAATATCAGTCAATCCATGCCATTTATCTGGGAGAGGTTGTAATGATTTGGATAACATTTCCCATTTTTCTACTTTAATTGAAAGCTCACCTTTATTAGTTTTTTTAATAGTTCCATAGACGCCTATCCAATCACCAATATCTACTATTTCCTTAAGATCTTCAAAAGAAAGTAATTTTTTGTGTTCTAAATCTAAGTTAATAATCCTTTGATCTAAATAAAGTTGAATCTGACCTTCTTGATCACTTATTGTGAAAAAGGCAATTTTACCCATCACTCTTTTTGACATTACTCTACCGGCAATAGAGATGCTGTAATCTTCTTCTTGACCATTTTCTAAATAATCAAATTTTTGAGAAAGAAATTTTGTAGTATGAGAAATTTTAAAACTTTCTGCATAAGAAGAAAATCCTTTTCTAACTAGTGAATCAGCTTTCTGTAAACGAGCTTCTCTTATTTCAGACAAAATTTACTGGAATATATTTGTTTTATTTCATTAAAGTATCAGACTAAGGCTTAACTTGCCAAAGATGTTGCTGTTTCGCCAACTCTCTGGGATGCATAACCAATTCCCCGAACAGTTAATATTAGTTCCGGATTTCTTGGGTCTGGTTCTAATTTTCCTCTTAATCTAGCGACATAAACATCTACAACTCTTAAATCTGCCGCCCTACGAGGAGGATAACCCCAAAGTTGTTCTAAAATTTCAGCTCGTGGAACAACTTTACCAGGCTCGTCAAATAATAATTCTAGAAGACTAAATTCAGTATAAGTTAAACTAATTCTTTCCCCAGCTCTTGAAACTTGTCTGCGATTAGTATCCACAACTAAACTACCAAATTTCATAACTCCTTTACCAGATGGAACTTCCTTAGTTTCAGTAACTGACACTGCAGGGCCCATTCTTCTCAAAATAGTAGCTATTCTCGCTTCTAACTCTTTTGGGCTGAATGGTTTAGATAAGTAATCATCAGCTCCTAAATCTAAACCTGCCACTCTCTCTGAAATCGCCTCAAGAGCAGTCAAAAATATTATTGGGACTACTGATTCGGCTCTAATTCTTCGGCATACTGCGAATCCGTCCATTTTTGGAAGCATAACATCAAGAACTATCAAGTCTGGGGAATCTCTGTGAAAAGATTCGAGAGCCTCTTCTCCATTAGTGGCTGAATAAACTTGATATCCTGCCAGTTGAAGTCTTGTGACTAATACCTTCAAAACTGCTGGTTCATCATCAACAACTAAAATTCTTGCTTTTGACATAGTTAAAAAAGATTTCCAGATATTTCAAAGCAAAGAATCATTGCATTGAACATATATTCTAACAATTAAAAATATAACATTACGAACCCTCAAAGAGATATTCTATGAGATATACAAAAATTTTAAATAAATTTAAGGATATTAATTTCTTGGATAGTTTTTACTTCTATAAGAAATTTATTAAGATACTTTTCTCCTTGAAGATTTAATGATTCTCATAAATTGGGAGCAAAGAAAAGGAGCAAAAAAACCTGTGAGAAAAACTTCAGCTACAATATTTTGAACACTAGGGATATAGAGTAAAAAAGTACTGCCTGAAAAATTTTTAAACATAATCTGCAAAAAATATAGGGTTCCGCATAAAAAGCTTCCAAAAGAGCAAATTAAACCATACCTGAAATGTCCCACCAAAATATCACTATGCAATTTAATTCTTCCAAACAAAAACCCACATAAAATTAAACCTGGAATTTGAGTAAAATTATTTTCTAGAGTTAAAGAATCTAAAATTAAACCTAGAAACAAACCAAACATTAGTCCATTAATTGATCCATTCATCATTGACCACGGCAACAACCAAAATAAAGGCCAGTATGGCTGAAAACCTTGAAAGCCAAGCCAATTAGGGTGCCATAAAAAAATAATTGGAATAAAAATAAACAGAACTATAGGAAATTTCTTTTCGAAAAATTTATTCATTAAATTTTTAATTTAAGAATTTGCACCCAATCAATAACATTAGGTTTTGCTAAAAGTGCTATTTTTATTCTTTTTTTTGCTTTAAATTGCTCATCTATCGATTGAACTATACCGATAGGAATATTTGGAGGTAGTAGCGTACTAGCAGGGGATGATGATATGAAATCTCCAACTTTTATATCAGTATCTTTTGAATATAATATTAAGCTAGGATAATCATCTCCTACCCCAACAAGTAATCCATTAATTTGAATTCTATCAATCCATACGGCTACCTTACTTTCTGGTGAGGTTAATAATGTCACGGAAGATGTAAATAAAGAAGTATTTTTTACTCTTCCTAATAATCCACCCGGGCCGATAACTGTGTTACCAATTTCGACTCCGTCTCTTGAACCCTTATTCAATATGATTTGTCTCCACCAACTTCCAGTTTTTCTTGAGATAACTGCAGCTGAAATAGCATCATCAATAGAAGAATCCTGAAGAGATAAAATTTCCCTTAATCTTGTATTATCTTTTTTTATAAGATTTATTTTTATTAAAGATTCTTGGTTTATACTGTCAAGAATAATTTCTTGCTGAAATTGACCAGGCCAAAAAGGCTTTGAAATAAAATAATAAAGATCTTTATAGATGGATCCTTTGGATATTCTTACAAAAATTAAAAATAAAAAAATGCCAAAAAATATCCAATTTTTCTTCTTATGCCACCAACGACTAGAAGAAATTCTTCGGATATCTAACATAGCATTAATCTCTTATCGCATTCCTTATAAAATCTGGAGTATCAACAACTCTTTTAAGTTTTTTAAAATCATCCAAAACCTCCCCACAACCATTTACTACACACAACAGTGGATTTTCGGCTATGTGAGTAAAAATTCCTGTTTCATCGCTTAATAAATCATTAATACCTCTTACTAAAGCTCCTCCCCCTGCAAGCATAATACCCCTATCTACAATATCTGCAGCCAGTTCGGGGGGAGTTCTCTCTAAAGTTCTTTTTACAGCTTCAACAATTTTGCCAAGTGTTTCAGCCATTGCTTCTCTTATTTCTCCTGATGTCAAAGTTACTGATCTAGGCAGTCCAGATAAAAGATGTAAACCTCTTACTTCATAGGTAGTTTTATCAAAATCATCATCAGGAAAAGCAGATCCAATTTTAATCTTAATGTCTTCTGCGGTTCTTTCTCCAACAACTAAATTATGAACTTTTTTAAGATACAGGGCAATTGATTCATTTATTTCATCGCCAGCTATTCGAACAGATTCACTTAATACTGTTCCACCCAAACTTAATACTGCAACCTCAGTAGTGCCACCACCAATATCAACAATCATAGTTCCAATTGGTTCAGTTACTGGTAATGATGCTCCTATTGCTGCTGCGACAGGTT
Coding sequences:
- the ruvB gene encoding Holliday junction branch migration DNA helicase RuvB, which produces MAIISSNVGDNDFSFRKKEFRLVDSKNIPEEKRNNNLNLARPLNLKEFIGQEQLKSSLRIAIDASIIRKEPLEHTLFYGQPGLGKTTLAFLIAHELNTKCKIATAPAIERPRDIVGLLLGLKEGEVLFIDEIHRLNRLTEELLYSAMEDFRIDLTVGANRGARCRTINLPRFTLIGATTKLASISAPLRDRFGISQKVEFYTCDELKQIIVNFSRLINLNLEDEASYDLAKISRGTPRIALRLLRRVRDYAQVVMKTNTISVDLIKKALNSYQIDEKGLDSLDRHYLSFLNQNNNIPIGLDSIASGLGDDSSMLEFVVEPYLIKIGFLTRTPRGRLLTALGKKYIDSKDDNF
- the rpaB gene encoding response regulator transcription factor RpaB codes for the protein MSKARILVVDDEPAVLKVLVTRLQLAGYQVYSATNGEEALESFHRDSPDLIVLDVMLPKMDGFAVCRRIRAESVVPIIFLTALEAISERVAGLDLGADDYLSKPFSPKELEARIATILRRMGPAVSVTETKEVPSGKGVMKFGSLVVDTNRRQVSRAGERISLTYTEFSLLELLFDEPGKVVPRAEILEQLWGYPPRRAADLRVVDVYVARLRGKLEPDPRNPELILTVRGIGYASQRVGETATSLAS
- the smpB gene encoding SsrA-binding protein SmpB yields the protein MAKNSNKVKKNANKANNFKLLADNRYAKFQYAISETIEAGIELLGTEVKSIRNGKANLRDGYCSFRDGEILLLNVHISPHKNVGSFFNHDPLRNRKLLLHKKEIIKMKSNTEKKGMTIVPLSLYLKGSWIKLTIGVGKGKKLHDKRQDEKQKSIKKEINSALKR
- the lysS gene encoding lysine--tRNA ligase; its protein translation is MSEIREARLQKADSLVRKGFSSYAESFKISHTTKFLSQKFDYLENGQEEDYSISIAGRVMSKRVMGKIAFFTISDQEGQIQLYLDQRIINLDLEHKKLLSFEDLKEIVDIGDWIGVYGTIKKTNKGELSIKVEKWEMLSKSLQPLPDKWHGLTDIEKRYRQRYLDLIVNPHSKNVFKTRAKCISFIRKWLDNRNFLEIETPILQSEAGGADARPFITHHNTLDIPLYLRIATELHLKRMVVGGFEKVYELGRIFRNEGISTRHNPEFTSVEIYEAYSDYIDMMNLTEELIKDILADACGSLIINYQNKEIDFSKPWTRISMKAIVKKYTGIDFDSFSGDFLAAKQAVKNINVDCSNKVNTMGRLLNEVFEQKVESKLIEPTFVIDYPVEISPLARPHHDNKEIVQRFELFIVGRELANAFSELIDPVDQRERMQLQQSLRDEGDLEAHCIDEDFLNALEIGMPPTGGLGIGIDRLIMLITNSASIRDVIPFPLLKPEITSKKSEKSPSNEVK
- a CDS encoding rod shape-determining protein; the protein is MIFNRFKFSRDIGIDLGTANTLIHVSGKGVVLQEPSVVAMDLEEGIPLAVGKEAKLMLGRTPGNIRAVRPLRDGVIADFDAAEQMIKTFIQKCNEGKGIVAPRIVIGIPSGVTSVERRAVREAGLAGAREVHLIDEPVAAAIGASLPVTEPIGTMIVDIGGGTTEVAVLSLGGTVLSESVRIAGDEINESIALYLKKVHNLVVGERTAEDIKIKIGSAFPDDDFDKTTYEVRGLHLLSGLPRSVTLTSGEIREAMAETLGKIVEAVKRTLERTPPELAADIVDRGIMLAGGGALVRGINDLLSDETGIFTHIAENPLLCVVNGCGEVLDDFKKLKRVVDTPDFIRNAIRD
- the mreC gene encoding rod shape-determining protein MreC, producing MLDIRRISSSRWWHKKKNWIFFGIFLFLIFVRISKGSIYKDLYYFISKPFWPGQFQQEIILDSINQESLIKINLIKKDNTRLREILSLQDSSIDDAISAAVISRKTGSWWRQIILNKGSRDGVEIGNTVIGPGGLLGRVKNTSLFTSSVTLLTSPESKVAVWIDRIQINGLLVGVGDDYPSLILYSKDTDIKVGDFISSSPASTLLPPNIPIGIVQSIDEQFKAKKRIKIALLAKPNVIDWVQILKLKI